From a region of the Oncorhynchus keta strain PuntledgeMale-10-30-2019 chromosome 13, Oket_V2, whole genome shotgun sequence genome:
- the LOC118392015 gene encoding uncharacterized protein LOC118392015 isoform X38 encodes MAFGCWLGVFIFLCVWPSVRCSDLPRGAIETACRDRYLLVTTQLSFAGNEPRFEAVDADGVHPITKQYGSECGYMFSILPLPGLAELRASYFSCHTDNQDDEVFTFRFNLNTIDANGVEATYSVNATCSLPLPWSPREVSCEENYMEVSMRSDVSCLSGTTDAWTAALAKAHSSATSTWQVMFQQEGQQLIPMSFSEARELGYVFHLTQGRLVFRSPYTPRSVMGSVSMISGSVVEVVHPILFSRQRWVVMMVDWIAACSTNEGMYDGAGLVWQTPTLLSPLVSGLSGLESSKISIGVDGQLLDEPITAKRGYSLDISDTTVQISIPFNAAGGYRKSFVMGNMYHEFYVVHLYYEQIFLDDCGVETRLRLHRPMNTPLLIQHLTIINQTVLEDRVFTVYLGNLSYDVDLVAVTINGHNFTIREANKSGLVITMVPQPNSTLHAYILRVPFEDAVVHKLYSPEGLLQFSLAINYTLVILPQEEPFYYLSSVVAQFNDVFPPVFKGVCNEKSISFHMDHKPFDYLWEVGVGPYILTTNLAAKRGYIMQNDSKSLTLEVPLFSVGYTYKDINLKQFYGSFEIHSRLPKTLEVKSSLAKACLFQTTEVIVCSTEGVVTVVTDVTLAIPGAEPNRTFLLDSTCRPQETDDTRAVFSFGLHTCGTRVQVDHQHVTYENDINVEHKSQSVNAPVKTRDTASVVTVRCVYPLSDLYKLFAYWRFEADSPGVGTILTREAVKTFPPTTLTTTRRPLTSTTTSNTGLSPGREMPGIHPRAKYVKVFSWQMNQPKGTT; translated from the exons GGGCCATTGAGACTGCATGCCGGGATCGATACCTGTTGGTAACAACCCAACTCTCATTTGCTGGGAACGAACCTCGCTTTGAAGCGGTTG ATGCTGATGGTGTTCACCCCATCACTAAGCAGTATGGGTCAGAGTGTGGCTACATGTTCAGTATCCTCCCTCTGCCTGGCCTTGCTGAACTCAGAGCCTCCTACTTCTCCTGCCACACTGACAACCAG GACGATGAGGTGTTCACTTTTAGGTTTAACTTGAACACAATTGATGCGAATGGAGTGGAAGCCACCTACTCTGTGAATGCaacctgctccctccctctaccctggtCCCCCAGAGAAGTCAGCTGTGAGGAGAATTATATGGAG GTGTCAATGAGGAGTGACGTTTCTTGTCTGTCTGGTACAACGGATGCCTGGACTGCTGCCCTTGCTAAA GCCCACAGCTCTGCCACGTCTACCTGGCAGGTGATGTTCCAGCAGGAGGGGCAGCAGCTGATTCCCATGTCATTCTCAGAGGCTCGGGAGCTGGGCTACGTGTTCCACCTCACCCAGGGGAGACTGGTGTTCCGCTCACCCTACACACCACGGTCTGTCATGGGGTCTGTCTCCATG ATCAGTGGTTCAGTGGTGGAGGTGGTCCATCCCATACTGTTCTCCAGGCAGAGATGGGTGGTTATGATGGTGGACTGGATTGCTGCGTGCAGCACAA ATGAAGGGATGTATGATGGGGCGGGGCTGGTCTGGCAGACCCCCACTCTGctgtccccgctggtctctgGCCTCTCTGGGTTGGAGAGCAGCAAGATCTCAATTGGGGTGGATGGGCAGCTCCTGGATGAGCCCATCACAGCAAAGCGAGGCTACAGCCTGGACATCAGTGACACCACTGTCCAGATCAGCATCCCCTTCAACGCTGCCGGAGGATACAGAAAA AGCTTTGTGATGGGCAACATGTACCATGAGTTCTATGTGGTCCATCTCTACTATGAACAAATCTTTCTTGATGACTGTGGTGTGGAGACCAGACTCCGCCTCCACAGGCCCATGAACACACCCCTTCTGATCCAGCACCTCACCATCATTAACC AAACAGTCCTTGAGGATCGTGTGTTTACTGTTTACCTGGGGAACCTCTCCTACGATGTTGACCTTGTGGCTGTGACGATCAATGGTCACAACTTCACCATACGAGAGGCGAATAAAAGTGGCCTCGTCATAACCATGGTGCCCCAGCCCAATAGTACCCTACATGCCTACATTctcagggtgccatttgaggaTGCCGTTGTTCACAAGCTG TACTCTCCAGAGGGGCTTCTTCAGTTCTCGTTGGCCATCAACTACACGTTGGTAATCCTGCCTCAAGAGGAGCCCTTCTACTACCTGTCCTCAGTCGTGGCTCAGTTTAATGATGTCT TTCCTCCGGTCTTTAAAGGCGTCTGCAATGAGAAAAGCATCAGTTTCCATATGGACCATAAGCCATTTGACTACCTGTGGGAGGTGGGTGTTGGCCCCTACATTCTGACCACAAATCTGGCAGCCAAGCGGGGCTACATCATGCAGAATGACAGCAAGAGTCTGACCCTGGAAGTGCCCCTCTTCTCTGTTGGCTACACTTATAAG GACATCAATTTGAAGCAGTTCTATGGCTCATTTGAAATTCACTCACGACTTCCTAAGACCTTGGAGGTCAAGAGTTCCTTGGCCAAAGCTTGTCTCTTCCAGACTACTGAGGTCATAG TGTGTTCCACTGAAGGGGTGGTGACAGTGGTTACTGATGTGACTCTGGCCATCCCTGGCGCTGAACCCAACAGAACCTTTCTCCTGGACTCCACCTGCAGGCCTCAAGAGACTGATGACACCAGGGCTGTCTTTAGCTTTGGACTCCACACCTGTGGTACCAGGGTCCAG GTTGACCATCAGCATGTTACCTACGAAAATGATATCAATGTTGAGCACAAGAGCCAATCTGTGAACGCACCAGTCAAAACCAGGGATACTGCCTCTGT GGTTACAGTTCGGTGTGTCTATCCACTGAGTGACCTATACAAGCTGTTTGCATATTGGCGGTTTGAGGCAGACTCTCCAGGAGTTGGCACCATCTTGACTAGAGAAGCTGTAAAAA CATTTCCACCCACTACCCTCACCACCACCAGAAGACCGTTGACCTCCACAACTACTTCCAACACAGGCCTTAGTCCTGGGAGGGAAATGCCTGGCATCCACCCTAGGGCTAAATACGTCAAAGTCTTCAGCTGGCAAATGAACCAACCTAAAGGAACCACTTAG
- the LOC118392015 gene encoding uncharacterized protein LOC118392015 isoform X34 has translation MAFGFWLRVFVLLSVWPSVRCSDLPRGAIETACRDRYLLVTTQLSFAGNEPRFEAVDADGVHPITKQYGSECGYMFSILPLPGHAELRASYFSCHTDNQDDEVFTFSFNLITTAASGVETTYSVNATCFLPLPWSTREVSCEENYMEVSMRSDVSCLSGTTDAWTAALAKAHSSATSTWQVMFQQEGQQLIPMSFSEARELGYVFHLTQGRLVFRSPYTPRSVMGSVSMINGSVVEVVHPILFSRQRWVVMMVDWIVACSTNEGMYDGVGLVWQTPTLLSPLVSGLSGLESIKISMGVDGQLLDEPITTERGYSLDISDTTVQISIPFNAAGGYRKSFVMDNMYHEFYVVRLYYEQIFLDDCGVETRLRLHRPMNTPLLIQHLTIINQTVLEDRVFTVYLGNLYYDVDLVAVTVNGHNFTIREANKSGLVITMVPQPNSNLHAYILRLPFEDAAVHKLYSPEGLLQFSMDINYTLVILPHEEPYYYLASVVAQFNDVFPPVFKGVCNEKSIRFQMDHKPFDYLWEVGVGPYILTTNLAAKRGYAMQNDSKSLNLEVPLFSVGYTYKDINLKQFYGLFEIHSRLPKTFEVKSSLAKACLFQTTEVIVCSTEGVVTVVTDVTTAIPGAEPNGTFLLDSTCRPQETDDTRALFSFGLHACGTRVQVDHQHVTYENEINVEHKSQSVNAPVKTRDTASVIVVRCVYPLSDLYKLFAYWRFEADSPGVGTILTRVPITTFPPTTLTTTRRPLTSTTTSNTGLSPGREMPGIHPRAKYVKVFSWQMNQPKGTT, from the exons GGGCCATTGAGACTGCATGCCGGGATCGATACCTGTTGGTAACAACCCAACTCTCATTTGCTGGGAACGAACCTCGCTTTGAAGCGGTTG ATGCTGATGGCGTTCACCCCATCACTAAGCAGTATGGGTCAGAGTGTGGCTACATGTTCAGTATCCTCCCTCTGCCTGGCCATGCTGAACTCAGAGCCTCCTACTTCTCCTGCCACACTGACAACCAG GATGACGAGGTGTTCACTTTTAGCTTTAACTTGATCACAACTGCTGCAAGTGGAGTGGAAACTACCTACTCTGTGAATGCAACCTGCTTCCTCCCTCTACCCTGGTCTACCAGAGAAGTCAGCTGTGAGGAGAACTATATGGAG GTGTCAATGAGGAGTGACGTTTCTTGTCTGTCTGGTACAACGGATGCCTGGACTGCTGCCCTTGCTAAA GCCCACAGCTCTGCCACGTCTACCTGGCAGGTGATGTTCCAGCAGGAGGGGCAGCAGCTGATTCCCATGTCATTCTCAGAGGCTCGGGAGCTGGGCTACGTGTTCCACCTCACCCAGGGGAGACTGGTGTTCCGCTCACCCTACACACCACGGTCTGTCATGGGGTCTGTGTCCATG ATCAATGGTTCAGTGGTGGAGGTGGTCCATCCCATACTGTTCTCCAGGCAGAGATGGGTGGTTATGATGGTGGACTGGATTGTTGCGTGCAGCACTA ATGAAGGGATGTATGATGGGGTGGGGCTGGTCTGGCAGACCCCCACTCTGctgtccccgctggtctctgGCCTCTCTGGGTTGGAGAGCATCAAGATATCAATGGGGGTGGATGGGCAGCTCCTGGATGAGCCCATCACAACAGAGCGAGGCTACAGCCTGGACATCAGTGACACCACTGTCCAGATCAGCATCCCCTTCAATGCTGCCGGAGGATACAGAAAA agctttgtgatggacaACATGTACCATGAGTTCTATGTGGTCCGTCTCTACTATGAACAAATCTTTCTTGATGACTGTGGTGTGGAGACCAGACTCCGCCTCCACAGGCCCATGAACACACCTCTTCTGATCCAGCACCTCACAATCATTAACC AAACAGTCCTTGAGGATCGTGTGTTTACTGTTTACCTGGGGAACCTCTACTACGATGTTGACCTGGTGGCTGTGACGGTCAATGGTCACAACTTCACCATACGAGAGGCGAATAAAAGTGGCCTCGTCATAACCATGGTCCCCCAGCCCAATAGTAACCTTCATGCCTACATTCTCAGGCTGCCATTTGAGGATGCTGCTGTTCACAAGCTG TACTCTCCAGAGGGGCTTCTTCAGTTCTCGATGGACATCAACTACACGTTGGTCatcctgcctcacgaggagccttaCTACTACCTGGCCTCAGTCGTGGCTCAGTTCAATGATGTCT TTCCTCCAGTCTTCAAAGGCGTCTGCAATGAGAAAAGCATCAGATTCCAGATGGACCATAAGCCATTTGACTACCTGTGGGAGGTGGGTGTTGGCCCCTACATTCTGACCACAAATCTGGCAGCCAAGCGGGGCTACGCTATGCAGAATGACAGCAAGAGTCTGAACCTGGAAGTGCCCCTCTTCTCTGTTGGCTACACTTATAAG GACATCAATTTGAAGCAGTTCTACGGCTTATTTGAAATTCACTCACGACTTCCTAAGACCTTCGAGGTCAAGAGTTCCTTGGCCAAAGCTTGTCTCTTCCAGACTACTGAGGTCATAG TGTGTTCCACTGAAGGGGTGGTGACAGTGGTTACTGATGTGACTACGGCCATCCCTGGAGCTGAACCCAACGGAACCTTTCTCCTGGACTCCACCTGCAGGCCTCAAGAGACGGATGACACCAGGGCTCTCTTTAGCTTTGGACTCCACGCCTGTGGTACCAGGGTCCAG GTTGACCATCAGCATGTTACCTATGAAAATGAGATCAATGTTGAGCACAAGAGCCAGTCTGTGAATGCACCAGTCAAAACCAGGGATACTGCCTCTGT GATTGTAGTTCGGTGTGTCTATCCACTGAGTGACCTATACAAGCTGTTTGCATATTGGCGGTTTGAGGCAGACTCTCCAGGAGTTGGCACCATCTTGACTAGAGTTCCTATAACAA CATTTCCACCCACTACCCTCACCACCACCAGAAGACCGTTGACCTCCACAACTACTTCCAACACAGGCCTTAGTCCTGGGAGGGAAATGCCTGGCATCCACCCTAGGGCTAAATACGTCAAAGTCTTCAGCTGGCAAATGAACCAACCTAAAGGAACCACTTAG
- the LOC118392015 gene encoding uncharacterized protein LOC118392015 isoform X20 produces the protein MAFGCWLGVFIFLCVWPSVRCSDLPRGAIETACRDRYLLVTTQLSFAGNEPRFEAVDADGVHPITKQYGSECGYMFSILPLPGLAELRASYFSCHTDNQDDEVFTFSFNLITTAASGVETTYSVNATCFLPLPWSTREVSCEENYMEVSMRSDVSCLSGTTDAWTAALAKAHSSATSTWQVMFQQEGQQLIPMSFSEARELGYVFHLTQGRLVFRSPYTPRSVMGSVSMINGSVVEVVHPILFSRQRWVVMMVDWIVACSTNEGMYDGVGLVWQTPTLLSPLVSGLSGLESIKISMGVDGQLLDEPITTERGYSLDISDTTVQISIPFNAAGGYRKSFVMDNMYHEFYVVRLYYEQIFLDDCGVETRLRLHRPMNTPLLIQHLTIINQTVLEDRVFTVYLGNLYYDVDLVAVTVNGHNFTIREANKSGLVITMVPQPNSNLHAYILRLPFEDAAVHKLYSPEGLLQFSMDINYTLVILPHEEPYYYLASVVAQFNDVFPPVFKGVCNEKSIRFQMDHKPFDYLWEVGVGPYILTTNLAAKRGYAMQNDSKSLNLEVPLFSVGYTYKDINLKQFYGLFEIHSRLPKTFEVKSSLAKACLFQTTEVIVCSTEGVVTVVTDVTTAIPGAEPNGTFLLDSTCRPQETDDTRALFSFGLHACGTRVQVDHQHVTYENEINVEHKSQSVNAPVKTRDTASVIVVRCVYPLSDLYKLFAYWRFEADSPGVGTILTRVPITTFPPTTLTTTRRPLTSTTTSNTGLSPGREMPGIHPRAKYVKVFSWQMNQPKGTT, from the exons GGGCCATTGAGACTGCATGCCGGGATCGATACCTGTTGGTAACAACCCAACTCTCATTTGCTGGGAACGAACCTCGCTTTGAAGCGGTTG ATGCTGATGGTGTTCACCCCATCACTAAGCAGTATGGGTCAGAGTGTGGCTACATGTTCAGTATCCTCCCTCTGCCTGGCCTTGCTGAACTCAGAGCCTCCTACTTCTCCTGCCACACTGACAACCAG GATGACGAGGTGTTCACTTTTAGCTTTAACTTGATCACAACTGCTGCAAGTGGAGTGGAAACTACCTACTCTGTGAATGCAACCTGCTTCCTCCCTCTACCCTGGTCTACCAGAGAAGTCAGCTGTGAGGAGAACTATATGGAG GTGTCAATGAGGAGTGACGTTTCTTGTCTGTCTGGTACAACGGATGCCTGGACTGCTGCCCTTGCTAAA GCCCACAGCTCTGCCACGTCTACCTGGCAGGTGATGTTCCAGCAGGAGGGGCAGCAGCTGATTCCCATGTCATTCTCAGAGGCTCGGGAGCTGGGCTACGTGTTCCACCTCACCCAGGGGAGACTGGTGTTCCGCTCACCCTACACACCACGGTCTGTCATGGGGTCTGTGTCCATG ATCAATGGTTCAGTGGTGGAGGTGGTCCATCCCATACTGTTCTCCAGGCAGAGATGGGTGGTTATGATGGTGGACTGGATTGTTGCGTGCAGCACTA ATGAAGGGATGTATGATGGGGTGGGGCTGGTCTGGCAGACCCCCACTCTGctgtccccgctggtctctgGCCTCTCTGGGTTGGAGAGCATCAAGATATCAATGGGGGTGGATGGGCAGCTCCTGGATGAGCCCATCACAACAGAGCGAGGCTACAGCCTGGACATCAGTGACACCACTGTCCAGATCAGCATCCCCTTCAATGCTGCCGGAGGATACAGAAAA agctttgtgatggacaACATGTACCATGAGTTCTATGTGGTCCGTCTCTACTATGAACAAATCTTTCTTGATGACTGTGGTGTGGAGACCAGACTCCGCCTCCACAGGCCCATGAACACACCTCTTCTGATCCAGCACCTCACAATCATTAACC AAACAGTCCTTGAGGATCGTGTGTTTACTGTTTACCTGGGGAACCTCTACTACGATGTTGACCTGGTGGCTGTGACGGTCAATGGTCACAACTTCACCATACGAGAGGCGAATAAAAGTGGCCTCGTCATAACCATGGTCCCCCAGCCCAATAGTAACCTTCATGCCTACATTCTCAGGCTGCCATTTGAGGATGCTGCTGTTCACAAGCTG TACTCTCCAGAGGGGCTTCTTCAGTTCTCGATGGACATCAACTACACGTTGGTCatcctgcctcacgaggagccttaCTACTACCTGGCCTCAGTCGTGGCTCAGTTCAATGATGTCT TTCCTCCAGTCTTCAAAGGCGTCTGCAATGAGAAAAGCATCAGATTCCAGATGGACCATAAGCCATTTGACTACCTGTGGGAGGTGGGTGTTGGCCCCTACATTCTGACCACAAATCTGGCAGCCAAGCGGGGCTACGCTATGCAGAATGACAGCAAGAGTCTGAACCTGGAAGTGCCCCTCTTCTCTGTTGGCTACACTTATAAG GACATCAATTTGAAGCAGTTCTACGGCTTATTTGAAATTCACTCACGACTTCCTAAGACCTTCGAGGTCAAGAGTTCCTTGGCCAAAGCTTGTCTCTTCCAGACTACTGAGGTCATAG TGTGTTCCACTGAAGGGGTGGTGACAGTGGTTACTGATGTGACTACGGCCATCCCTGGAGCTGAACCCAACGGAACCTTTCTCCTGGACTCCACCTGCAGGCCTCAAGAGACGGATGACACCAGGGCTCTCTTTAGCTTTGGACTCCACGCCTGTGGTACCAGGGTCCAG GTTGACCATCAGCATGTTACCTATGAAAATGAGATCAATGTTGAGCACAAGAGCCAGTCTGTGAATGCACCAGTCAAAACCAGGGATACTGCCTCTGT GATTGTAGTTCGGTGTGTCTATCCACTGAGTGACCTATACAAGCTGTTTGCATATTGGCGGTTTGAGGCAGACTCTCCAGGAGTTGGCACCATCTTGACTAGAGTTCCTATAACAA CATTTCCACCCACTACCCTCACCACCACCAGAAGACCGTTGACCTCCACAACTACTTCCAACACAGGCCTTAGTCCTGGGAGGGAAATGCCTGGCATCCACCCTAGGGCTAAATACGTCAAAGTCTTCAGCTGGCAAATGAACCAACCTAAAGGAACCACTTAG
- the LOC118392015 gene encoding uncharacterized protein LOC118392015 isoform X21 has product MAFGFWLRVFVLLSVWPSVRCSDLPRGAIETACRDRYLLVTTQLSFAGNEPRFEAVDADGVHPITKQYGSECGYMFSILPLPGLAELRASYFSCHTDNQDDEVFTFSFNLITTAASGVETTYSVNATCFLPLPWSTREVSCEENYMEVSMRSDVSCLSGTTDAWTAALAKAHSSATSTWQVMFQQEGQQLIPMSFSEARELGYVFHLTQGRLVFRSPYTPRSVMGSVSMINGSVVEVVHPILFSRQRWVVMMVDWIVACSTNEGMYDGVGLVWQTPTLLSPLVSGLSGLESIKISMGVDGQLLDEPITTERGYSLDISDTTVQISIPFNAAGGYRKSFVMDNMYHEFYVVRLYYEQIFLDDCGVETRLRLHRPMNTPLLIQHLTIINQTVLEDRVFTVYLGNLYYDVDLVAVTVNGHNFTIREANKSGLVITMVPQPNSNLHAYILRLPFEDAAVHKLYSPEGLLQFSMDINYTLVILPHEEPYYYLASVVAQFNDVFPPVFKGVCNEKSIRFQMDHKPFDYLWEVGVGPYILTTNLAAKRGYAMQNDSKSLNLEVPLFSVGYTYKDINLKQFYGLFEIHSRLPKTFEVKSSLAKACLFQTTEVIVCSTEGVVTVVTDVTTAIPGAEPNGTFLLDSTCRPQETDDTRALFSFGLHACGTRVQVDHQHVTYENEINVEHKSQSVNAPVKTRDTASVIVVRCVYPLSDLYKLFAYWRFEADSPGVGTILTRVPITTFPPTTLTTTRRPLTSTTTSNTGLSPGREMPGIHPRAKYVKVFSWQMNQPKGTT; this is encoded by the exons GGGCCATTGAGACTGCATGCCGGGATCGATACCTGTTGGTAACAACCCAACTCTCATTTGCTGGGAACGAACCTCGCTTTGAAGCGGTTG ATGCTGATGGTGTTCACCCCATCACTAAGCAGTATGGGTCAGAGTGTGGCTACATGTTCAGTATCCTCCCTCTGCCTGGCCTTGCTGAACTCAGAGCCTCCTACTTCTCCTGCCACACTGACAACCAG GATGACGAGGTGTTCACTTTTAGCTTTAACTTGATCACAACTGCTGCAAGTGGAGTGGAAACTACCTACTCTGTGAATGCAACCTGCTTCCTCCCTCTACCCTGGTCTACCAGAGAAGTCAGCTGTGAGGAGAACTATATGGAG GTGTCAATGAGGAGTGACGTTTCTTGTCTGTCTGGTACAACGGATGCCTGGACTGCTGCCCTTGCTAAA GCCCACAGCTCTGCCACGTCTACCTGGCAGGTGATGTTCCAGCAGGAGGGGCAGCAGCTGATTCCCATGTCATTCTCAGAGGCTCGGGAGCTGGGCTACGTGTTCCACCTCACCCAGGGGAGACTGGTGTTCCGCTCACCCTACACACCACGGTCTGTCATGGGGTCTGTGTCCATG ATCAATGGTTCAGTGGTGGAGGTGGTCCATCCCATACTGTTCTCCAGGCAGAGATGGGTGGTTATGATGGTGGACTGGATTGTTGCGTGCAGCACTA ATGAAGGGATGTATGATGGGGTGGGGCTGGTCTGGCAGACCCCCACTCTGctgtccccgctggtctctgGCCTCTCTGGGTTGGAGAGCATCAAGATATCAATGGGGGTGGATGGGCAGCTCCTGGATGAGCCCATCACAACAGAGCGAGGCTACAGCCTGGACATCAGTGACACCACTGTCCAGATCAGCATCCCCTTCAATGCTGCCGGAGGATACAGAAAA agctttgtgatggacaACATGTACCATGAGTTCTATGTGGTCCGTCTCTACTATGAACAAATCTTTCTTGATGACTGTGGTGTGGAGACCAGACTCCGCCTCCACAGGCCCATGAACACACCTCTTCTGATCCAGCACCTCACAATCATTAACC AAACAGTCCTTGAGGATCGTGTGTTTACTGTTTACCTGGGGAACCTCTACTACGATGTTGACCTGGTGGCTGTGACGGTCAATGGTCACAACTTCACCATACGAGAGGCGAATAAAAGTGGCCTCGTCATAACCATGGTCCCCCAGCCCAATAGTAACCTTCATGCCTACATTCTCAGGCTGCCATTTGAGGATGCTGCTGTTCACAAGCTG TACTCTCCAGAGGGGCTTCTTCAGTTCTCGATGGACATCAACTACACGTTGGTCatcctgcctcacgaggagccttaCTACTACCTGGCCTCAGTCGTGGCTCAGTTCAATGATGTCT TTCCTCCAGTCTTCAAAGGCGTCTGCAATGAGAAAAGCATCAGATTCCAGATGGACCATAAGCCATTTGACTACCTGTGGGAGGTGGGTGTTGGCCCCTACATTCTGACCACAAATCTGGCAGCCAAGCGGGGCTACGCTATGCAGAATGACAGCAAGAGTCTGAACCTGGAAGTGCCCCTCTTCTCTGTTGGCTACACTTATAAG GACATCAATTTGAAGCAGTTCTACGGCTTATTTGAAATTCACTCACGACTTCCTAAGACCTTCGAGGTCAAGAGTTCCTTGGCCAAAGCTTGTCTCTTCCAGACTACTGAGGTCATAG TGTGTTCCACTGAAGGGGTGGTGACAGTGGTTACTGATGTGACTACGGCCATCCCTGGAGCTGAACCCAACGGAACCTTTCTCCTGGACTCCACCTGCAGGCCTCAAGAGACGGATGACACCAGGGCTCTCTTTAGCTTTGGACTCCACGCCTGTGGTACCAGGGTCCAG GTTGACCATCAGCATGTTACCTATGAAAATGAGATCAATGTTGAGCACAAGAGCCAGTCTGTGAATGCACCAGTCAAAACCAGGGATACTGCCTCTGT GATTGTAGTTCGGTGTGTCTATCCACTGAGTGACCTATACAAGCTGTTTGCATATTGGCGGTTTGAGGCAGACTCTCCAGGAGTTGGCACCATCTTGACTAGAGTTCCTATAACAA CATTTCCACCCACTACCCTCACCACCACCAGAAGACCGTTGACCTCCACAACTACTTCCAACACAGGCCTTAGTCCTGGGAGGGAAATGCCTGGCATCCACCCTAGGGCTAAATACGTCAAAGTCTTCAGCTGGCAAATGAACCAACCTAAAGGAACCACTTAG